One window from the genome of Microcoleus sp. FACHB-68 encodes:
- a CDS encoding translation initiation factor IF-2 yields MGFADLSIAEIAEDYNLPVEDVCSLCDQLGIAYKNPQTRLALEDAKAIMANIMAQRQDAGSDGEA; encoded by the coding sequence ATGGGGTTTGCAGACCTGTCAATTGCAGAAATTGCAGAGGATTACAACCTACCTGTCGAGGACGTTTGTAGTCTGTGCGACCAGTTGGGTATTGCTTATAAAAACCCTCAGACCCGTCTTGCTTTGGAGGATGCCAAGGCAATTATGGCTAACATCATGGCTCAACGCCAAGATGCCGGTTCTGATGGGGAAGCCTGA
- a CDS encoding S8 family serine peptidase, which produces MAALNQRQIVKKLVWTVWSLGAAGLSVPVLALETSVGEAGIDATRLQNPPYNLLGRKIAIGQVEIGRPAQFGIDKKMSQNTGIAVTRVFQGNNRPKSDTNVDPHAQSVAGVMIGNAKALRGVAPAARLYSSSAISTRTKNRQFLECLATQHVAQQNSGDVRAINFSFGEPLTLDPRPDAVLDGNAPLTQCIDWSARVHDVLYVIAGNQGKGGIPIPTDNFNGVNVAFSNLDQGIFSKVDVANLGSTFTGFASRLAGLEGNVGDRRSISLVAPGRDISMLNPDGSISRTTGTSFAAPHVTATVALLQEFGDRQLRSRQPHWSLDARRQEVMKVVLLNSAEKVKDSGDGLLQNMTRTVTDKDNRDWLNSDAYKDPTIPLHAQIGTGHLNAFRAYQQFNPGQWKPDAPVPIVGWDYNTVNAVLDTSENTQNSTLKTGDSFRDYRLKEPLKQGSFVAITLAWNRRVELEDTNKNDQYDEGEEFRDRGLNNLDLYLMPEGENDIAKSIRASISSADSVEHIFYPIPQAGRYKIRVQFRQQVNEATQPYALAWWTVPAP; this is translated from the coding sequence ATGGCAGCCTTAAATCAGCGGCAGATTGTTAAAAAACTGGTGTGGACTGTTTGGAGTCTGGGCGCTGCCGGCTTATCTGTGCCGGTTTTAGCCCTAGAAACCTCAGTGGGAGAAGCCGGGATCGATGCCACTCGCTTACAGAACCCCCCCTATAACTTGCTCGGTCGCAAAATCGCCATTGGCCAAGTGGAAATAGGCCGGCCTGCCCAGTTTGGCATAGACAAAAAGATGTCCCAAAATACCGGGATTGCCGTGACGCGAGTTTTTCAAGGCAATAACCGGCCTAAATCAGATACCAATGTTGATCCCCACGCCCAAAGCGTTGCCGGTGTCATGATCGGCAATGCCAAAGCTCTGCGGGGAGTCGCGCCGGCAGCCAGACTTTACTCCTCATCTGCCATTAGTACGCGCACCAAAAACCGGCAGTTCCTCGAATGTTTAGCCACCCAGCACGTCGCCCAGCAAAATAGCGGTGACGTGCGAGCCATTAATTTTAGCTTTGGCGAACCCTTAACCCTTGATCCCCGACCTGATGCCGTCTTAGATGGCAATGCCCCACTCACTCAATGCATCGATTGGTCAGCCCGCGTCCACGATGTCCTTTATGTGATTGCCGGCAATCAAGGTAAAGGCGGAATTCCGATTCCCACGGATAACTTTAATGGCGTCAATGTTGCCTTTTCCAACCTCGATCAAGGAATATTTTCCAAAGTTGATGTCGCCAACTTGGGCAGCACATTTACAGGATTTGCCAGCCGGCTGGCCGGTTTAGAAGGAAATGTTGGAGATCGCCGGTCTATCAGTCTGGTGGCACCCGGTCGGGATATCTCCATGCTCAACCCAGACGGCAGTATCTCCCGCACCACCGGCACCAGTTTTGCGGCCCCTCACGTCACCGCTACGGTCGCTCTGCTGCAAGAATTCGGCGATCGTCAGCTCCGCAGCCGGCAGCCTCACTGGAGCCTAGATGCGCGACGCCAGGAAGTCATGAAAGTCGTGTTGCTCAACTCAGCAGAAAAAGTCAAAGACAGTGGCGACGGGCTGCTGCAAAATATGACCCGCACCGTCACAGACAAAGACAACCGCGACTGGTTAAACTCCGATGCCTACAAAGACCCAACGATTCCCCTGCACGCCCAAATCGGAACCGGACATCTTAACGCCTTCCGAGCTTACCAGCAGTTCAATCCGGGCCAGTGGAAGCCAGATGCTCCCGTACCAATAGTGGGATGGGATTATAACACAGTTAACGCAGTTTTAGACACTTCTGAGAACACTCAAAACTCGACACTCAAAACTGGGGATTCCTTCCGAGACTATAGGCTGAAGGAACCCTTAAAGCAGGGAAGTTTTGTCGCGATTACCTTAGCCTGGAACCGGCGGGTTGAGCTAGAGGATACCAACAAAAACGATCAGTATGATGAAGGGGAAGAATTTCGTGATCGCGGCTTGAACAACCTCGACCTTTACTTAATGCCAGAGGGTGAAAACGACATAGCAAAGAGCATCCGAGCCTCCATTAGTTCCGCAGACAGTGTGGAACACATTTTTTACCCCATTCCCCAAGCCGGTCGCTATAAGATCCGCGTGCAATTTCGCCAGCAAGTCAATGAAGCAACCCAACCCTATGCCCTCGCCTGGTGGACAGTGCCGGCACCCTAG
- a CDS encoding prepilin peptidase — protein sequence MDTFVAVASGLIVFLLGSSIGSFLNVVVYRLPAGLSLLWPPSRCPHCLNRLKASENVPVFGWLRLRGRCSHCRSPISPRYPIVEAATGILFLLVFWTFDASWQTVGYWAFFSWLLALSLIDLDTMTLPNPLTQSGVVAGLAFQAIAGFLPANSPTDTIKQLMAGIIGAVVGVWLLDIIRLVGSRIFNKEAMGAGDAKLAAMMGAWLGWKYLLIAGFLACTVGAFAGGGAIALGWLERNKPMPFGPFLAIGAGVTALWGEAILSTYLRLFFPIT from the coding sequence ATTGATACATTCGTTGCGGTTGCATCGGGTCTGATTGTCTTCCTGTTGGGATCTTCGATTGGCAGCTTCTTAAATGTCGTCGTTTACCGGCTGCCGGCAGGCTTATCACTGCTTTGGCCACCTTCTCGCTGTCCCCACTGCCTGAACCGGCTCAAAGCCTCGGAAAACGTGCCGGTTTTCGGTTGGTTGCGGCTGCGAGGGCGCTGTAGCCATTGCCGCAGCCCAATTTCCCCGCGCTATCCGATCGTAGAAGCCGCCACCGGCATCTTATTTTTACTCGTTTTCTGGACATTTGACGCCTCTTGGCAAACCGTGGGTTACTGGGCTTTTTTTAGCTGGTTGCTAGCGCTGTCACTCATCGATCTCGACACAATGACGCTACCCAACCCCCTCACCCAGTCGGGAGTCGTTGCCGGCTTAGCCTTTCAAGCAATTGCCGGTTTTCTGCCGGCGAACTCCCCAACGGATACGATCAAACAACTCATGGCGGGCATCATCGGCGCAGTCGTGGGAGTCTGGCTCTTAGACATTATCCGCTTAGTCGGTTCCCGAATTTTCAACAAAGAAGCAATGGGTGCCGGTGATGCTAAACTAGCCGCCATGATGGGCGCTTGGTTGGGCTGGAAGTATTTGCTCATCGCCGGCTTCCTCGCCTGTACCGTCGGTGCCTTTGCCGGTGGCGGCGCAATTGCTCTAGGTTGGCTAGAACGGAATAAACCCATGCCATTTGGCCCATTCCTCGCCATTGGTGCCGGTGTCACAGCACTTTGGGGCGAAGCGATTTTGAGTACCTACCTGCGGCTGTTTTTCCCAATTACCTAA
- the accD gene encoding acetyl-CoA carboxylase, carboxyltransferase subunit beta produces the protein MSLFDWFANRRKAGPISNDRHEREIADGLWNKCEACGVLTYTKDLRANQKVCLECGHHTRVFSDERIRQLIDANSWMPLDEGLSPTDPLKFFDRKSYADRLREYQEKTRLKDGVQTGIGQLDGLPVALGVMDFRFMGGSMGSVVGEKLTRLIECATRERLPVVIVCSSGGARMQEGMLSLMQMAKISGALEQHRQARLLYIPVLTDPTTGGVTASFAMLGDMILAEPKATIGFAGRRVIEQTLREKLPENFQSAEDLLQHGFVDAIVPRTQLKNTLAQLLRLHSTPLPPASHLVPLPHTHLLEYDGARRVRSE, from the coding sequence ATGTCTCTATTTGATTGGTTTGCAAATCGACGAAAAGCCGGCCCTATTAGTAACGACCGGCACGAACGTGAAATAGCCGACGGGCTGTGGAACAAATGTGAAGCGTGTGGCGTACTTACCTACACCAAAGACTTACGGGCCAACCAAAAAGTCTGTTTAGAGTGTGGCCATCACACACGAGTATTTAGTGATGAACGCATCCGGCAGCTCATTGATGCCAACAGTTGGATGCCTTTAGACGAGGGACTTTCCCCGACTGATCCCCTGAAGTTTTTCGACCGCAAATCCTACGCGGATCGTTTGCGAGAGTACCAAGAAAAAACCCGCCTGAAAGATGGCGTGCAAACCGGCATCGGTCAACTCGATGGCCTTCCAGTCGCACTGGGCGTCATGGACTTTCGGTTTATGGGCGGCAGTATGGGTTCAGTAGTGGGGGAAAAACTCACCCGTTTAATAGAATGCGCCACGCGAGAACGCTTGCCGGTGGTGATTGTCTGCTCCTCCGGTGGTGCCAGAATGCAGGAGGGGATGTTAAGCCTGATGCAAATGGCCAAAATCTCCGGCGCTTTAGAGCAACACCGGCAAGCGCGACTGCTTTACATCCCGGTTTTAACTGACCCCACCACCGGCGGCGTCACCGCAAGCTTTGCCATGTTGGGAGACATGATCCTAGCAGAACCCAAAGCCACCATCGGATTTGCCGGTCGCCGAGTGATCGAGCAAACCCTGCGTGAAAAGCTGCCCGAAAATTTTCAAAGTGCCGAGGATCTCTTGCAGCACGGTTTTGTTGACGCAATTGTGCCCCGCACCCAGTTGAAAAACACCCTCGCCCAGCTACTTCGCCTGCATTCAACTCCCCTGCCACCCGCATCCCACCTCGTACCACTTCCACACACCCATCTGCTTGAGTATGACGGTGCCCGAAGAGTCAGAAGTGAATAG
- a CDS encoding HEAT repeat domain-containing protein: MAKPSKQGLLALLKLALLGVSFPLVITSFSLVNAGTKLDNSLDYAQATTKSTPQPSQSATPALVKPATPKPSASAELKEKSQPAEEKVEEKSEESDEEKEPAPSLILTLSVLAVVTGFYLGVLRFRPLWLLWLPAELNLPKTPITPEVKLPVGILRRFKYRPRVLDAWVEKHLETFQRKFLENETVEERKDYVSLPVLLNGKEIDEITAETLSETFKKDKRVRVLIRGEGGSGKTTIACQIAQWAMENQDKSKRLAEHLMLPVLIEEELDANTEEGIKPLMEAVVAEIQELIDSEQKIVDEFLVEQLLLQRRVLLIVDHYSEMSEKTQKRIDPNRRDFPANALIVTSRIEETFNRIDINIKTLPIIEEKKLEEFISKYLNKCKELNLFEAEPQEFLSQECAQLTSIVGNKKTITVLLAKLYAQQIINTKQDSFASGRSLDNIPDLILAHLEKLNQQGERYTKNEYPTVKQDAKIIAWKCLEQSYRPSPVDREAVVKALGSNNAASCLEYFEKHLRLLKSIGYAEERKDRDKIRFALDPLAEYLAALYLIQDDCKDDGEKWRTFLAEIEKKSGNLEEIKGFLLAVRDCCLAKGSEVRVPSFVADELGKLAGLDLEALEQERQQQRIQRLLRNLFDPGATVKDRQDDLKKIGESGSVAKFAAPALVQFLTDEDLDVRSSAKQTLLDLGNASESVLQGLLALLQDDDWHVRSAAAEALSKLGNASELVVQGLLALLQDDRSYVRLVAAQALSKLGNASEPVLQGLLALLQDDHSYVRSVAAQALVKLGNASEALVQSLLALLQDDKSYVRLAAAEVLGELDNASEPVLQGLLALLQDDCSYVRLVAAQALVKLGNTSEALVQSLLALLQDDDWKVHLVAAEALGELGNASQPVVQGLLALLQDDNSYVRRAAAEALAKLGYPSEPVS; the protein is encoded by the coding sequence ATGGCCAAGCCGTCTAAACAGGGTTTATTAGCTTTGCTGAAATTAGCCCTCTTGGGTGTTTCTTTTCCCTTAGTGATAACAAGCTTTTCCCTGGTAAACGCCGGCACTAAGCTGGATAATAGTCTGGACTACGCTCAAGCAACGACCAAGTCTACGCCTCAACCGAGTCAAAGCGCTACACCGGCATTAGTTAAACCCGCTACACCTAAACCAAGTGCTTCTGCTGAGTTAAAAGAGAAAAGTCAACCGGCTGAAGAGAAAGTAGAGGAGAAATCGGAAGAATCTGATGAGGAGAAAGAGCCGGCACCGTCGTTAATTTTAACTTTGTCAGTGCTTGCGGTTGTCACAGGTTTCTACTTGGGAGTTCTTCGGTTTCGTCCCCTGTGGCTGCTTTGGCTGCCGGCAGAATTAAACCTACCTAAAACACCCATAACCCCAGAGGTTAAACTACCTGTTGGGATTTTACGGCGTTTTAAGTATCGCCCCAGGGTATTAGATGCTTGGGTTGAGAAACATCTTGAGACTTTTCAGAGAAAGTTTTTGGAGAATGAAACGGTTGAGGAGCGAAAGGATTACGTTTCTCTGCCAGTGTTATTAAATGGTAAGGAAATTGATGAAATAACTGCCGAAACCTTAAGTGAAACTTTTAAAAAAGACAAGCGAGTGCGAGTGCTGATTAGGGGCGAGGGAGGTTCGGGGAAAACAACGATTGCCTGTCAAATCGCTCAATGGGCAATGGAAAATCAGGATAAGTCAAAACGCTTAGCCGAACATTTGATGTTACCTGTTTTAATAGAGGAAGAACTTGACGCAAACACTGAGGAAGGCATCAAGCCTTTAATGGAAGCAGTTGTGGCAGAAATCCAGGAATTAATCGACAGTGAACAAAAGATTGTGGATGAATTCTTGGTTGAACAACTTCTTCTACAGCGACGGGTTCTATTGATTGTGGATCATTATTCGGAGATGAGTGAAAAGACTCAAAAGAGAATTGATCCTAACCGCAGAGATTTTCCAGCAAATGCTTTAATCGTTACTTCAAGAATTGAGGAAACATTCAATAGAATTGACATCAACATTAAGACTCTCCCCATTATTGAGGAGAAAAAATTAGAGGAGTTTATCAGTAAATACTTGAATAAATGCAAAGAGTTAAATTTATTTGAGGCGGAGCCGCAGGAATTTCTTTCGCAAGAATGCGCCCAACTAACAAGCATTGTAGGTAACAAGAAAACGATTACCGTTTTGTTAGCAAAGCTTTATGCCCAGCAGATAATTAATACCAAGCAGGATTCCTTCGCATCTGGGCGTTCTCTGGACAACATCCCTGACTTGATACTGGCGCACTTAGAAAAGCTTAATCAGCAAGGCGAAAGATATACTAAAAATGAATATCCTACCGTTAAACAGGATGCCAAGATAATTGCTTGGAAATGCCTGGAGCAAAGCTATAGACCCTCTCCTGTGGATCGCGAAGCAGTGGTTAAAGCCTTGGGGAGCAATAATGCAGCATCATGCCTTGAGTATTTTGAGAAGCATCTCCGTCTGCTCAAGTCAATTGGATACGCTGAAGAGAGAAAAGACAGAGACAAAATCCGCTTCGCCCTTGATCCGCTGGCTGAGTATCTGGCTGCACTATATCTGATACAAGACGACTGCAAAGACGATGGGGAAAAGTGGCGCACATTCCTAGCAGAAATAGAGAAAAAATCAGGTAATCTAGAAGAAATTAAAGGCTTTTTGCTGGCAGTAAGGGATTGTTGTTTGGCTAAAGGTTCAGAAGTCAGAGTACCCAGTTTCGTAGCAGACGAACTTGGTAAATTGGCAGGATTAGATTTAGAAGCTTTGGAACAAGAAAGACAGCAGCAACGGATTCAACGTCTTCTCCGCAACTTGTTTGATCCAGGGGCAACCGTAAAAGATCGGCAGGACGATCTTAAAAAAATCGGAGAAAGTGGTTCAGTCGCTAAATTTGCCGCTCCTGCTCTTGTCCAATTTCTAACAGATGAAGATTTAGACGTGCGCTCCTCAGCCAAACAGACGTTGCTTGATTTAGGCAATGCTTCAGAATCTGTGCTGCAAGGGCTATTAGCGCTACTTCAAGATGACGATTGGCACGTGCGTTCCGCAGCCGCAGAGGCGTTGAGCAAGTTAGGCAATGCTTCAGAACTTGTGGTGCAAGGGCTATTGGCGCTACTTCAAGATGACCGTTCATACGTGCGTTTGGTAGCGGCACAGGCGTTGAGCAAGTTAGGCAATGCTTCAGAACCTGTGCTGCAAGGGCTATTGGCGCTACTTCAAGATGACCATTCATACGTGCGTTCCGTAGCCGCACAGGCGTTGGTCAAGTTAGGCAATGCTTCAGAAGCTTTGGTGCAATCGCTATTGGCGCTGCTTCAAGATGACAAGTCATACGTGCGTCTCGCAGCGGCAGAGGTGTTGGGCGAGTTAGACAATGCTTCAGAACCTGTGCTGCAAGGGCTATTGGCGCTACTTCAAGATGACTGTTCATACGTGCGTTTGGTAGCGGCACAGGCGTTGGTCAAGTTAGGCAATACTTCAGAAGCTTTGGTGCAATCGCTATTGGCACTACTTCAAGATGACGACTGGAAAGTGCATTTGGTAGCGGCAGAGGCGTTGGGCGAGTTAGGCAATGCTTCACAACCCGTGGTGCAAGGGCTATTGGCGCTACTTCAAGATGACAATTCATACGTGCGTAGGGCTGCCGCAGAGGCGTTGGCAAAATTGGGTTATCCTTCTGAGCCTGTTAGTTAA
- the radC gene encoding DNA repair protein RadC translates to MTYSLRIADIPLSERPRERLMSHGPKNLATAELIAILLGTGQGAGKLSAVGLGQYILQKLSEHQRDPLEVLRDISVQELTQIHGIGPAKATTILAAVELGKRAFQSRPSDRTEIDSPAAAAAALSHELMWQNQEKFAVLLLDVKNRLLGTKVITIGTATETLAHPRDIFREVIRQGATRAIIAHNHPTGSVDPSPEDITLTRQLLAGAQLLSIPLLDHLILGNGNHKSLRQTTSLWDECPQAD, encoded by the coding sequence ATGACCTACAGCCTAAGAATTGCAGATATCCCCCTAAGCGAACGGCCTCGTGAGCGATTAATGTCTCATGGCCCTAAAAATCTAGCCACAGCCGAACTGATTGCCATTTTATTAGGAACCGGCCAAGGGGCGGGAAAACTCTCTGCCGTCGGACTTGGGCAATACATCTTGCAAAAATTAAGCGAACACCAGCGCGATCCTCTGGAAGTATTAAGAGATATCAGCGTCCAAGAATTAACGCAAATTCATGGAATCGGGCCGGCAAAAGCAACCACCATTTTAGCCGCCGTCGAACTCGGCAAACGCGCCTTTCAATCTCGCCCCTCAGATCGCACCGAAATTGACAGTCCCGCCGCCGCCGCCGCCGCCCTCAGTCACGAACTCATGTGGCAAAATCAGGAGAAATTTGCGGTACTGCTGTTAGATGTGAAAAATCGCTTGCTAGGCACTAAAGTGATTACGATTGGCACAGCAACGGAAACTCTCGCCCATCCCCGCGACATTTTCCGGGAAGTCATCCGCCAAGGTGCCACCCGTGCGATTATCGCCCATAACCACCCCACCGGCAGCGTCGATCCCAGTCCCGAAGACATCACTCTCACCCGCCAACTGCTGGCTGGGGCGCAACTTCTCAGCATTCCCCTGCTGGATCATTTAATCTTGGGTAATGGCAACCACAAAAGCTTGCGCCAAACGACAAGTTTGTGGGATGAGTGTCCCCAGGCAGATTGA
- a CDS encoding LCP family protein yields the protein MPKSIEVTRGHWLWLGLGLTGVAMLSATAGALLAVSLSSTPLMQSRLSAEDAAVFSQGERISTSMSMQMPQLTRSVNILILGTKVLTSDLEDDKQQNQLGYHALVNSLDGLTDSNLLVRFSPENHKLAVLSIPRDTRTFVEGVGLTKINEANYYGGPALSAKTISDLLGGIGIDRYIRVNVQAVEKLVDALGGVTVYVPKDMKYQDDSQHLYINLKAGKQKLNGNQALQFMRFRYDDMGDIGRIQRQQILMRALMEQTLSPATVVRLPKILSVIQEYIDTNLTIEELVALVGFASQTQRANVQMLMVPGEFSEAKDFQASYWLPSYEGIDALVTQHFDMNQDSAGFQAIEPSRIRVAIQDSTGQDSAVDALITNLREAGYRNVDIAKPWTEPLQVTRIVAQSGDMESAKSLRDSLGFGEVRVESTGSLRSDITIQLGQDWLTQQDQIKPGQNW from the coding sequence ATGCCCAAATCCATTGAAGTAACCCGTGGACATTGGCTGTGGCTGGGGCTGGGCTTGACGGGTGTGGCCATGTTGTCGGCTACAGCAGGTGCACTGCTAGCTGTGTCGCTCTCAAGTACGCCGCTAATGCAAAGCCGGCTTAGTGCTGAGGATGCGGCAGTGTTTAGCCAAGGCGAACGCATCTCAACTTCAATGAGTATGCAGATGCCACAACTGACCCGCTCAGTCAATATTCTCATTCTCGGCACCAAAGTGCTGACTTCAGACCTCGAAGACGACAAGCAGCAGAATCAGCTGGGGTATCACGCCCTGGTGAACTCCTTGGACGGTCTTACAGATAGCAATCTGTTGGTGCGGTTTAGCCCAGAAAACCACAAGTTAGCTGTACTTTCAATTCCTCGCGATACGCGAACCTTTGTTGAGGGAGTTGGCCTCACCAAGATTAACGAAGCGAATTATTATGGTGGGCCGGCGCTGAGTGCGAAGACAATCAGTGACCTCTTGGGAGGCATCGGCATTGACCGCTATATCCGAGTGAATGTCCAGGCAGTCGAAAAATTAGTCGATGCTTTGGGGGGTGTGACGGTCTACGTTCCCAAGGACATGAAATATCAGGATGACAGCCAGCATTTATACATTAATCTGAAAGCCGGCAAACAAAAGCTCAACGGCAATCAAGCGCTGCAATTTATGCGCTTTCGCTACGATGACATGGGAGATATTGGTCGGATTCAGCGGCAGCAGATCCTGATGAGAGCTTTGATGGAACAGACTTTAAGCCCAGCCACGGTGGTTCGACTGCCCAAAATTCTCTCCGTGATCCAAGAATACATTGACACCAACTTGACGATTGAGGAGTTGGTGGCTTTAGTGGGTTTTGCCTCCCAAACTCAGCGGGCGAATGTCCAGATGTTGATGGTGCCCGGTGAATTCAGCGAGGCAAAAGACTTTCAAGCGAGTTACTGGTTGCCTAGCTATGAGGGGATCGATGCTCTGGTAACGCAGCACTTTGATATGAACCAGGACTCTGCCGGCTTCCAAGCCATTGAACCAAGCCGAATTAGGGTGGCAATTCAAGATAGCACCGGCCAAGATAGCGCAGTCGATGCGTTAATCACAAACCTGCGTGAGGCCGGCTATCGGAATGTGGATATAGCCAAGCCTTGGACTGAACCGCTACAAGTGACGCGCATCGTGGCTCAATCTGGAGATATGGAGAGTGCAAAATCCCTGCGCGACTCTCTCGGATTTGGAGAAGTGCGGGTGGAAAGCACCGGCAGTCTGCGTTCAGATATCACGATCCAACTGGGCCAGGATTGGCTGACCCAGCAAGATCAAATCAAACCCGGTCAAAATTGGTAA
- the psbV2 gene encoding photosystem II cytochrome PsbV2, with the protein MLRRWFSVRTLLTVLAASLILMVSCLPAQAAGVDAYVSRYLKATEPVPLEVDDQGNTRLFSPEDLSAGKRLFTQSCLNCHVGGVTLPDPTVSLSLSDLKGATPPRDHINALVAYFRQPMTYDGSEPTFWCREVPESWMSQEQVENLAAFVLRAAQKAPGWGTETFGL; encoded by the coding sequence ATGCTGCGCCGATGGTTTTCAGTTCGCACGCTGTTAACGGTTTTAGCTGCGAGTCTTATATTGATGGTGAGCTGCTTGCCGGCTCAGGCTGCCGGTGTCGATGCCTACGTGAGCCGGTATCTAAAAGCAACTGAGCCGGTGCCGCTAGAGGTGGATGATCAGGGCAACACGCGTCTGTTCTCTCCAGAAGATTTGTCTGCCGGCAAACGTCTGTTTACGCAAAGTTGCTTAAACTGCCATGTCGGGGGAGTCACTCTGCCCGATCCCACAGTGTCTCTATCCTTGAGCGATCTTAAAGGAGCGACGCCACCGCGCGACCACATCAACGCCTTGGTTGCCTATTTTCGCCAGCCCATGACTTATGATGGCAGCGAACCAACCTTTTGGTGTCGCGAGGTGCCCGAAAGTTGGATGTCTCAGGAACAGGTGGAAAATTTAGCAGCTTTTGTTCTCAGGGCTGCCCAAAAAGCTCCGGGATGGGGGACGGAAACGTTTGGCCTCTAA
- a CDS encoding COP23 domain-containing protein, which produces MSAGMLLVAGGAGAAFSATAPVFIAQSTRSNVRIPEEPQAGDPSNPEAGSQTADGARFTCELVNGEYTVMYHPQTQDGESYAWATPTALGGGWTPEARCNEISRRLEAYRPDGLQELRTAVENNYNTICVTTQNNSACRIVLTVPPGQDPKITRDRVFQNLTVADGGGQTDAVNTFVDGGEAGELLEQVLGVDPSKLGERSNSQLRPDGINLRPFLDREDGGTGTRLRSGTPSRPSPSLNPDNFR; this is translated from the coding sequence TTGAGCGCAGGGATGTTGCTGGTTGCCGGTGGTGCCGGCGCTGCGTTTAGCGCAACTGCACCCGTATTTATCGCCCAGTCTACACGCTCCAATGTGCGAATTCCGGAAGAACCACAAGCCGGCGATCCTTCAAATCCGGAAGCTGGTAGCCAAACGGCTGACGGCGCTCGGTTTACCTGTGAGTTAGTTAATGGGGAATACACAGTGATGTACCACCCACAGACTCAAGATGGTGAATCTTACGCTTGGGCAACCCCAACTGCTTTGGGAGGTGGCTGGACACCGGAAGCTCGATGCAACGAAATTAGCCGCCGGTTAGAGGCTTACCGGCCTGATGGGTTGCAGGAGTTGCGGACTGCGGTTGAAAATAACTACAACACAATTTGTGTAACGACTCAGAATAATTCTGCCTGTCGGATTGTGCTGACAGTTCCTCCTGGCCAAGATCCCAAGATCACGCGAGATCGCGTATTCCAGAACTTAACAGTTGCCGACGGTGGCGGGCAAACTGATGCGGTGAACACCTTCGTAGATGGTGGCGAGGCCGGCGAACTACTAGAACAGGTTTTAGGCGTAGACCCCTCTAAACTAGGAGAACGGAGCAATTCCCAGCTAAGACCTGACGGAATTAATTTGCGGCCTTTCCTTGATCGTGAGGATGGTGGCACTGGCACCAGATTACGCTCTGGCACGCCCAGCCGGCCCTCTCCCAGCCTGAACCCGGACAATTTCCGCTAA
- the petJ gene encoding cytochrome c6 PetJ: MKRLLSVVVLALATLTFFLGRPALAGDAASGAKVFSANCAACHMGGGNVVMANKTLKKEALEKYNMNSLEAITTQVKNGKNAMPAFGGRLNEKQIEDVATYVLEQTEKGW; this comes from the coding sequence TTGAAAAGATTATTATCTGTTGTCGTGTTAGCCCTCGCAACGCTAACCTTTTTCCTAGGCCGTCCCGCCCTTGCCGGTGACGCCGCCAGCGGTGCCAAAGTATTTAGCGCCAACTGTGCCGCTTGCCACATGGGCGGCGGTAACGTGGTTATGGCCAACAAAACCCTGAAGAAGGAAGCTCTGGAGAAGTACAACATGAACTCTCTAGAAGCAATCACCACTCAGGTGAAGAATGGTAAAAATGCCATGCCGGCCTTTGGCGGACGTCTGAATGAGAAGCAAATTGAAGATGTCGCCACTTACGTTTTAGAACAAACAGAAAAAGGCTGGTAA
- the psbV gene encoding photosystem II cytochrome c-550: protein MLKRYIWLVVATVFFTFQIFVSEAGAVELDKATRTIPLNDNGETVVLSVKQVEKGKRLFNDTCAQCHIGGATKTDPNVGLGPNALAGATPPRDNIEALVDYIKKPTTYDGFQDISEYHPSIESADIFPEMRNLTDNDLFEIAGHILIQPKIVGEQWGGGKAIR, encoded by the coding sequence ATGCTGAAAAGGTACATCTGGCTTGTTGTGGCCACTGTATTCTTCACGTTTCAAATATTTGTTAGTGAAGCCGGTGCTGTCGAATTGGACAAAGCAACTCGCACCATCCCCCTGAACGACAACGGTGAAACGGTTGTGCTGAGCGTCAAACAAGTAGAGAAGGGCAAACGCCTGTTTAACGATACTTGCGCTCAATGTCACATAGGAGGCGCTACGAAGACAGATCCCAACGTGGGACTGGGGCCAAATGCCCTAGCCGGCGCTACACCGCCGCGCGATAACATTGAAGCGCTGGTAGACTACATCAAAAAGCCCACCACCTACGATGGGTTTCAGGACATTTCTGAATACCACCCCAGCATCGAAAGCGCTGACATCTTCCCAGAGATGAGAAATCTCACAGACAATGACTTGTTTGAAATCGCGGGTCATATTCTCATACAGCCGAAGATTGTGGGCGAACAATGGGGCGGCGGTAAAGCTATCCGCTGA